A stretch of the Aphis gossypii isolate Hap1 chromosome 2, ASM2018417v2, whole genome shotgun sequence genome encodes the following:
- the LOC114124042 gene encoding leucine-rich repeat-containing protein 15-like: protein MSLAVKKRKNFGTGAERRPWQRGEAAMSTVATLALAWLQQFGCCEAAAAVNGTLYGAVGPPPFVHPAWMDVGGNATSVGRVDVCALNACEAYVRMRDDLANAVRPINDKLRGEDGGRGGVAGDRGALLEARLQRLDRRLRSVEQPVWTITSGVSRWKRCNYGPCKCRTETHSVSCWRKDFEEIPPGQTLPYDVSAIDLSTNSIVSLHKDTFKGLTNLTELDLTDNDIDYVPTAIFNTLENLTKLRFHRNHLIEVPLLFKRNTKIQILDMSMNHIKQLPETLFQSTKNLVLLHLYGNKIEVFPKSIFKDLNKLEDLDLSANSLLEISSDIFRGVSSLKRLKLQENQLQQLPLGVFDDVEYLEVLSLRNNRISFIRPGLFNNMRRLVYLDLTENWINLLNGNEFTDLVALNELHLGQNYLEFIPERTFKNLASLEKLYLFSNNIQQLDVNSFYGLKNLSSLFLNNNVLKIIDDRLFEPLMNLRKLHIDSNKFQFLPNDCFNHLPKLESLKLSKNPWHCDCTILYLARWLRANRQKVWDSNPTCRGPRDLGGKPVEDMTFEDLCDGQWASMVKLTPRVPIR from the exons ATGTCACTGGCCGTTAAAAAACGCAAAAATTTCGGAACCGGAGCCGAGAGACGACCTTGGCAGCGTGGAGAGGCCGCGATGTCCACGGTAGCCACACTGGCGTTGGCCTGGCTCCAACAGTTCGGATGCTGTGAGGCCGCGGCCGCGGTTAACGGCACTCTGTACGGCGCTGTTGGCCCGCCGCCGTTCGTCCACCCGGCGTGGATGGACGTTGGAGGAAACGCGACATCCGTGGGCCGGGTGGACGTGTGTGCGTTGAACGCCTGTGAGGCGTACGTCAGGATGCGCGACGACCTGGCCAATGCGGTGCGGCCGATCAACGACAAGCTGCGCGGCGAAGACGGTGGACGGGGAGGCGTGGCCGGCGACAGGGGCGCGCTGCTCGAGGCCAGGCTACAGCGGTTGGACAGGCGACTGCGATCCGTCGAACAGCCCG TATGGACAATCACGTCCGGAGTCTCTCGATGGAAGCGTTGTAATTACGGACCGTGCAAGTGCAGAACTGAAACACATTCGGTGAGCTGTTGGAGAAAGGACTTTGAAGAAATTCCACCGGGCCAAACACTGCCGTACGACGTTAGCGCAAT tgaCCTGAGCACTAACAGTATAGTTTCCCTGCATAAAGACACATTTAAAGGCCTGACAAACTTGACTGAGCT GGACCTGACGGATAACGATATCGACTATGTACCCACAGCCATTTTCAACACGCTGGAAAACCTTACAAAAct GCGGTTTCACAGGAATCACTTGATCGAAGTACCATTATTGTTCAAAAgaaacacaaaaatacaaatatt AGACATGTCAATGAATCATATAAAACAACTACCGGAAACGTTGTTCCAATCGACGAAAAATTTGGTGCTGTTACATTTATATGGAAACAAAATAGAGGTCTTTCCGAAGTCGATATTCAAAGATCTCAACAAGTTGGAAGACCTCGATTTGTCGGCTAACTCGTTGTTAGAGATATCGTCTGACATATTTCGAGGAGTGTCGTCGCTCAAAAGGTTGAAATTGCAAGAAAATCAATTGCAACAACTACCCTTGG GAGTATTTGACGACGTCGAGTACTTGGAAGTTTTGTCCTTGAGGAACAATCGCATATCGTTTATTCGTCCTGGGCTGTTCAACAATATGCGAAGATTGGTGTATCTAGACCTAACCGAAAACTGGATTAACTTA CTTAACGGCAATGAGTTCACTGACTTGGTAGCCTTGAACGAACTACATCTCGGTCAAAATTACTTGGAATTCATACCGGAACGGACGTTCAAGAATTTGGCGTCTCTCGAAAAACTTTACCTCTTTTCGAACAACATCCAACAGTTGGACGTCAACAGCTTTTACGGTTTGAAAAATCTTTCGTCGCTGTTTCTTAACAACAATGTGCTAAAAATTATCGACGACAGGCTTTTCGAACCGTTGATGAATCTCAGAAAATT acaCATTGACAGCAATAAATTCCAATTTCTACCAAACGACTGTTTCAATCACCTACCAAAGTTGGAATCATTGAAACTGTCTAAGAACCCGTGGCATTGTGATTGCACAATATTGTACTTGGCTAG ATGGCTGCGGGCGAACAGGCAAAAAGTGTGGGACTCGAACCCGACTTGCCGAGGGCCCAGGGACCTGGGCGGCAAGCCCGTCGAAGACATGACCTTTGAAGACTTGTGCGACGGCCAATGGGCGAGCATGGTGAAGCTTACACCTCGCGTACCCATTCGATAA